A stretch of Halanaerobiaceae bacterium ANBcell28 DNA encodes these proteins:
- the pulA gene encoding type I pullulanase, whose product MEEKNDLLKVSKFDLEMANELVHDDTKCYYGDDLGVICTKEQTSFRLWAPTADEIIVFIYTCEEDEKPFLIQNLKKDINGTWNTEITGDLHGKYYIYKVIIGEIENMVLDPYTRGVGTNSRLGLIVDLKRTDPINWSKDKRVKLSSPQDAVIYEVHVADFSSSPNSGIKFKGKYLAFTELNTVNDSGLKSGISHLKELGITHLHLQPIFDFATVDDNSPSDYNWGYDPYFYNVPEGSYASSPIDETRILELKKMIQFLHQNGIGVIMDVVYNHTYHTLNSPFNKIVPYYYYRMNHYGGFSNGSGTGNEIASEKAMVRKFILDSVKYWAKEYHIDGFRFDLMALHDRISMKKIQESLHAIDSSILIYGEPWTGGVSPLRLDKQFLKGAQKGMKIAVFNDHFRNAIKGDNDGDCYGFVSGCHHQKESIKRGVVAAIDYNDQIKDFTSQPWEVINYVSSHDNLTLWDKLLKSNSYDSEEIRIKMDRLAQGIILTSQGIPFIHGGEEILRTKYGNHNSYNAGHEVNQIKWERKKNYYDTFLYYKGLIKLRKRHPAFRLKNAEEIRNCLTFLPTNNNTVAFLLEEYANGDSWRRIAVCYNPNRKPMAFSLPYKGIWNVVVDDCKAGNEIIYSVNSTVKNSEIFSPAISLMVLYQS is encoded by the coding sequence ATGGAAGAAAAGAATGATTTATTAAAAGTCAGCAAATTTGATTTGGAAATGGCAAATGAGCTTGTTCATGATGATACAAAGTGTTATTATGGGGATGATTTAGGTGTTATCTGTACAAAAGAACAAACATCGTTCAGGCTTTGGGCACCTACAGCAGATGAAATTATTGTTTTTATTTATACTTGTGAAGAAGATGAGAAGCCATTCTTAATTCAAAATTTAAAAAAAGATATAAATGGTACTTGGAATACAGAAATTACTGGAGATTTACATGGAAAGTATTATATATATAAAGTTATAATTGGAGAAATAGAAAATATGGTTCTTGATCCTTATACAAGGGGAGTAGGGACCAATAGTCGTTTAGGATTGATAGTTGATCTTAAGCGAACTGATCCTATAAATTGGTCTAAAGATAAAAGAGTTAAACTTTCTAGTCCTCAAGATGCTGTTATTTATGAAGTTCATGTAGCTGATTTTTCATCATCGCCTAATTCAGGAATAAAGTTTAAAGGAAAATACCTGGCTTTTACAGAATTAAATACAGTAAATGATTCAGGGCTTAAATCAGGAATAAGTCACTTAAAGGAATTAGGGATTACCCATTTGCATCTACAACCTATATTTGATTTTGCTACTGTAGATGATAATTCTCCTAGTGATTATAATTGGGGTTACGATCCTTATTTCTACAATGTACCTGAAGGTTCGTATGCAAGTAGTCCTATTGATGAAACTAGAATACTTGAGTTAAAAAAAATGATACAGTTCCTTCATCAAAACGGTATAGGTGTAATAATGGATGTGGTATATAATCATACATATCATACATTAAATTCTCCATTCAATAAAATTGTTCCTTATTATTATTATCGAATGAATCATTATGGTGGATTTTCAAATGGCTCAGGTACTGGAAATGAAATTGCATCTGAAAAAGCAATGGTAAGAAAGTTCATATTAGATTCAGTAAAATATTGGGCTAAAGAATATCATATAGATGGATTTAGATTTGATTTGATGGCATTGCATGATAGGATAAGCATGAAAAAAATACAGGAAAGTCTACATGCAATAGATTCTTCCATCCTTATTTATGGGGAACCCTGGACGGGTGGTGTAAGTCCTTTGAGATTAGATAAGCAATTTTTAAAAGGTGCTCAAAAAGGCATGAAAATTGCTGTTTTTAATGATCATTTTAGAAATGCAATTAAAGGAGATAATGATGGTGATTGTTATGGTTTTGTCTCAGGTTGCCATCATCAAAAGGAAAGCATTAAAAGAGGTGTAGTTGCAGCTATCGATTATAATGATCAAATAAAAGACTTTACATCACAACCCTGGGAAGTAATAAACTATGTATCTTCCCATGATAATTTGACTTTATGGGATAAACTTTTAAAATCGAATAGCTATGATAGTGAGGAAATTAGGATTAAAATGGATAGACTAGCACAGGGTATTATCCTGACATCTCAGGGTATTCCCTTTATACATGGTGGTGAAGAAATATTACGTACTAAGTATGGAAATCATAATAGTTATAATGCTGGTCATGAAGTAAATCAAATTAAATGGGAACGTAAAAAAAATTATTATGATACTTTTTTATATTATAAAGGTTTAATTAAATTGAGAAAAAGACATCCAGCTTTTAGGCTTAAAAATGCAGAAGAAATACGCAATTGCCTTACTTTTCTTCCAACAAATAATAACACTGTTGCTTTTCTATTGGAAGAGTATGCAAATGGTGATTCTTGGCGTAGAATCGCAGTTTGTTATAATCCTAATCGAAAACCTATGGCATTCTCTTTACCTTATAAAGGGATTTGGAATGTAGTAGTAGATGATTGTAAAGCAGGAAATGAGATAATTTATTCAGTAAATAGCACTGTAAAGAACTCAGAGATATTTTCACCTGCTATTAGTTTAATGGTTCTATATCAAAGTTAA
- a CDS encoding small, acid-soluble spore protein, alpha/beta type yields MSKKNRKTDDYTLLKFKLEVAEELGLVDKIKEVGWAGLTAEETGKMGGYITKKIRDLNEDET; encoded by the coding sequence ATGAGCAAAAAAAATAGAAAAACAGACGATTATACTTTGTTAAAATTCAAGTTAGAGGTTGCAGAAGAATTGGGCTTAGTGGATAAAATTAAGGAAGTAGGTTGGGCAGGTCTGACAGCAGAAGAAACTGGAAAAATGGGAGGATATATTACAAAAAAAATAAGAGATCTTAATGAAGATGAAACTTGA
- the nadD gene encoding nicotinate-nucleotide adenylyltransferase, translating into MHLGNIAIFGGTFNPIHYGHLLIAEQAVNTFDLDKLIFMPAGQPPHKDNNKIISAKNRMEMLKLAIEDNSNFALSSYELDKQGKSYTVDTLRHFLDLKTVKEVFFIIGADSLLDLFNWRQADFLIENASFIVALRPGFDIDLLFEDERYKPYKDNIYVMDSVFVDHSSTRIRNWLREGKSIRYQMPDAVIDYIHKYKLYKG; encoded by the coding sequence ATGCACTTAGGAAATATAGCTATATTTGGAGGAACTTTTAATCCAATTCATTATGGTCACCTTTTAATTGCTGAGCAAGCAGTTAATACCTTTGATTTAGATAAACTTATTTTTATGCCGGCGGGTCAACCACCACATAAAGATAATAATAAAATTATTAGTGCTAAAAATCGTATGGAAATGTTAAAATTAGCGATTGAGGATAATAGTAATTTTGCTTTATCTTCCTATGAATTAGATAAACAAGGAAAATCGTATACTGTTGATACACTTAGGCACTTTTTGGATTTGAAGACAGTTAAAGAAGTGTTCTTTATTATAGGTGCAGATTCGTTACTAGATTTATTTAATTGGCGACAGGCTGATTTTTTAATAGAAAATGCATCTTTTATAGTTGCTCTTCGTCCAGGCTTTGATATAGATCTTCTTTTTGAAGATGAAAGATATAAGCCCTATAAAGATAATATATATGTTATGGATTCTGTCTTTGTTGATCATTCTTCTACTAGAATTAGAAACTGGCTTAGAGAAGGAAAATCAATAAGGTATCAGATGCCTGATGCAGTGATAGATTATATTCATAAATATAAATTATATAAAGGTTGA
- the yqeK gene encoding bis(5'-nucleosyl)-tetraphosphatase (symmetrical) YqeK — translation MKEADLILDLKNKLSEKRFVHSLAVADTAEIIANIENCSVMKARQAGLLHDYAKLLSFNELKRISDLILDDWKIDNDELSIPHLLHAPVSAYLVERNLGINDREVLEAIRYHTIGSPDMGKLAQIIYVADYIEPNRNFKEADIIRKELENGLDSAIILICNYSIQYNIKKERIIHPNTLRLRNAYLRRRF, via the coding sequence TTGAAAGAAGCAGATTTAATTTTGGACTTGAAAAATAAATTGTCAGAGAAAAGGTTTGTTCATTCACTAGCTGTGGCTGATACTGCAGAGATTATAGCTAATATAGAAAATTGCTCAGTGATGAAGGCAAGGCAAGCGGGTTTGCTTCATGATTATGCTAAATTATTAAGTTTTAATGAATTGAAGAGAATTTCAGATTTAATACTAGACGATTGGAAAATTGATAATGATGAGTTAAGTATACCACATCTTCTTCATGCACCTGTTTCAGCTTATTTAGTAGAAAGGAATTTGGGTATTAATGATAGAGAGGTTCTAGAAGCCATTAGATATCATACTATTGGTAGTCCTGATATGGGTAAGTTAGCTCAAATTATATATGTGGCAGATTATATTGAACCAAATCGAAATTTTAAAGAGGCAGATATTATTAGAAAAGAACTAGAAAACGGTCTAGACTCAGCTATTATTTTAATATGTAACTATTCAATACAGTACAATATAAAAAAAGAAAGAATTATTCATCCTAATACTCTACGCTTACGCAATGCCTATTTAAGGAGGCGGTTTTGA
- a CDS encoding LCP family protein codes for MKEKKVQIFLISGLILLTFISTSLIYFFNNDFRAIRQNPFASSKLNILVLGFDDYGPSRADTIILASIDLDTNNVGFLSIPRDTRVEIPGRGVNRVNAAHAFGGAKLSVATIENLLEVPIDYYVETDFQGFAKIIDIIGGVEVDIAERMYYVDKAGGLYIDLAAGRQKLDGEKALQYVRYREPLMADIGRVERQQKFIKAVIEKVLRPDIVTKLPAIYNESRQAVNTNIPIQDISPFLRLLSDMDLNNFETLTLPGEPEYLNQAAYWIVNEKELEIVVNNFIRSKEYIYNGQYNLSILNGNGIPGQAGEVSSELRKYGFNVTRIANADNYNYQKTIIQYFDNENEIIAKKIRDLLGGELEFVSLEEDEERHEDISVIIGMDNLDEDKEL; via the coding sequence ATGAAAGAAAAGAAAGTGCAAATTTTCTTGATTAGTGGACTTATATTATTAACTTTTATATCTACTTCTTTAATTTATTTTTTTAATAACGACTTTAGAGCTATACGTCAAAATCCTTTTGCTAGTTCTAAGTTAAATATTTTAGTTCTTGGTTTTGATGATTATGGACCATCTAGAGCAGATACTATAATATTAGCTAGTATTGATCTTGACACAAATAATGTTGGTTTTTTATCTATACCAAGGGATACAAGAGTTGAGATACCAGGAAGAGGTGTGAATAGGGTTAATGCTGCTCATGCATTTGGTGGTGCTAAACTTAGTGTTGCTACAATAGAAAATCTATTAGAAGTTCCAATTGATTATTATGTAGAAACTGATTTTCAAGGTTTTGCTAAAATCATAGATATAATAGGTGGAGTAGAAGTAGATATAGCTGAAAGAATGTACTATGTTGATAAAGCTGGAGGATTATATATAGACTTAGCTGCAGGAAGACAGAAATTAGATGGTGAAAAGGCATTACAGTATGTTCGCTATCGTGAACCTCTTATGGCTGATATTGGACGAGTGGAAAGACAGCAGAAATTTATAAAGGCAGTTATTGAGAAAGTCTTACGACCGGATATAGTGACTAAATTACCTGCAATTTATAATGAAAGTCGTCAGGCTGTAAACACTAATATTCCTATACAGGATATTAGTCCGTTTCTTCGTCTTTTATCTGATATGGATCTTAATAATTTTGAGACACTTACCTTGCCAGGGGAGCCTGAATATCTTAATCAGGCAGCATATTGGATTGTAAATGAAAAAGAATTAGAGATTGTGGTTAATAATTTTATACGTAGTAAAGAATATATATATAATGGACAGTATAATTTATCTATTCTTAATGGTAATGGTATTCCTGGACAGGCAGGAGAAGTTTCTTCTGAATTAAGAAAATATGGCTTTAATGTTACAAGAATAGCAAATGCTGATAATTATAATTATCAAAAGACAATAATTCAGTATTTTGACAATGAAAATGAAATTATTGCAAAAAAAATTAGAGATTTGTTGGGAGGAGAGTTAGAGTTTGTTTCATTAGAAGAGGATGAAGAAAGACATGAAGATATTTCTGTAATTATTGGTATGGATAATTTAGATGAAGATAAGGAGTTGTGA
- the rsfS gene encoding ribosome silencing factor, with product MEKSIKEIALMAAKAADDKKANDIEVLDVKDLTVIADYFVICSGNSETQVKAIARGIDESLSEKEINPKKIAGMGESRWVLMDYADIIVHVFHKDEREFYELDRLWADAEKILRNP from the coding sequence ATGGAAAAAAGCATTAAAGAGATTGCTTTAATGGCAGCTAAAGCGGCTGATGATAAAAAAGCAAATGATATTGAAGTATTGGATGTAAAAGATTTAACTGTGATTGCTGATTACTTTGTAATTTGTAGTGGAAATTCTGAGACTCAGGTTAAGGCTATTGCTAGAGGTATTGATGAGAGTCTTAGTGAAAAAGAGATAAATCCCAAAAAGATTGCTGGTATGGGAGAATCTCGTTGGGTGTTAATGGATTACGCTGATATCATAGTTCATGTTTTTCATAAAGATGAACGGGAGTTTTATGAATTAGATCGCCTCTGGGCTGATGCAGAAAAGATTTTAAGAAATCCTTGA
- the leuS gene encoding leucine--tRNA ligase codes for MKGFYDYNEVENRWQSKWEEEGIFKTEDDTDKENYYVLEMFPYPSGNLHMGHVRVYSIGDVIARYKGMQGYNVLHPMGWDAFGLPAENAAIKHGNVHPAEWTWSNIDTMREQMKAIGLSYDWDREVTTAKPDYYKWTQWFFVQMYKKGLAYKKKSAVNWCPDCETVLANEQVVNNQCERCDTEVDQKELEQWFFKITDYAERLLDDHQTLKNWPEKVKTMQKNWIGRSEGMKIKFPVKDFDEELEVFTTRPDTIFGATYMVLAPEHPLVEDFIKGTDKEDEVREFINKVKKQQEMERTSADSEKDGIFTGAYAINPMTGDEIPIMIANYVLMGYGTGAIMAVPAHDQRDLDFAIKYDLDMEVVIQPDNQEELTAADLDGIAYTGDGHLINSQDFNGLSVEEAFDKMADFMEEKGIGNREINYRLRDWLISRQRYWGTPIPILYCDNCGTVPVPEKDLPVELPHDVEFKSEGESPLTRAEDFVNTTCPECGGKAKREVDTMDTFVDSSWYFLRYIDPKNEDLPIAKDKAEKWFPVDQYIGGVEHAILHLLYARFFTKVIADLGLIESEEPFTNWLAQGMVLKDGAKMSKSKGNVVDPREILKKYGADTARLFILFASPPEKDLEWSEAGVEGSERFLNRVWRLVSENFSGLKNTDNVSLDSNKLDKDEKELYRQLHVTIKRVTEDLEERMNFNTAISAIMELTNAAYQYLNLTQDINYPLLKEVINNLVILLAPFAPHMTAELWVELANEGNVYEQSWPVYEEEALKKDEITIVVQINGKVRDKVEVDANIDKEELKELILSLDKVRDYTDGKEVIKVIVIPKKLVNVVVK; via the coding sequence TTGAAAGGATTTTATGATTATAACGAGGTTGAAAATAGGTGGCAGAGCAAATGGGAAGAGGAAGGTATTTTTAAAACTGAGGATGATACTGATAAGGAAAATTATTATGTTTTAGAAATGTTTCCATATCCATCTGGCAATTTACATATGGGGCATGTTAGGGTTTATTCTATAGGTGATGTAATTGCTCGCTATAAGGGGATGCAGGGTTATAATGTACTTCATCCAATGGGTTGGGATGCTTTTGGATTACCTGCAGAAAATGCAGCTATAAAGCATGGTAATGTACATCCGGCTGAGTGGACCTGGTCAAATATTGATACTATGAGAGAACAAATGAAGGCAATAGGCTTGAGTTATGATTGGGATAGAGAAGTTACTACTGCTAAACCTGATTATTATAAATGGACACAGTGGTTTTTTGTACAGATGTATAAAAAAGGCCTGGCATATAAGAAAAAGTCAGCTGTAAATTGGTGTCCTGACTGTGAAACTGTGCTGGCTAATGAGCAGGTTGTTAACAATCAGTGTGAGCGCTGTGATACGGAAGTTGATCAGAAGGAATTGGAACAATGGTTCTTTAAAATTACAGATTATGCTGAGCGTTTGTTAGATGATCATCAAACATTGAAAAACTGGCCAGAAAAAGTTAAGACAATGCAGAAAAACTGGATTGGACGTAGTGAGGGAATGAAAATAAAGTTCCCTGTTAAAGATTTTGATGAAGAATTAGAAGTCTTCACTACAAGACCTGATACAATATTTGGTGCTACTTATATGGTGTTGGCTCCTGAGCATCCTTTAGTTGAAGATTTTATTAAGGGCACAGATAAGGAAGATGAGGTAAGGGAGTTCATAAATAAAGTAAAAAAACAGCAAGAGATGGAGAGAACATCTGCTGATTCTGAAAAAGATGGTATATTCACTGGAGCATATGCTATTAACCCTATGACTGGTGACGAAATACCAATTATGATTGCAAACTATGTATTGATGGGATATGGAACTGGTGCTATCATGGCTGTTCCGGCTCATGATCAACGTGACCTTGATTTTGCTATTAAATATGACCTTGATATGGAAGTTGTTATACAGCCTGATAATCAGGAGGAGTTAACAGCAGCTGATCTAGATGGGATTGCTTATACTGGTGATGGACATTTAATTAATTCTCAGGATTTTAATGGTCTATCTGTAGAAGAGGCTTTTGATAAAATGGCGGATTTTATGGAGGAAAAGGGTATTGGTAATAGAGAAATAAATTATCGCTTAAGAGATTGGTTAATTTCTAGACAACGTTATTGGGGAACACCTATTCCTATTTTATATTGTGATAATTGCGGAACTGTTCCAGTACCAGAAAAAGATCTTCCAGTCGAATTACCTCATGATGTTGAATTCAAATCTGAAGGTGAGTCTCCTTTGACCAGGGCAGAGGATTTTGTTAATACTACTTGTCCTGAATGTGGTGGCAAAGCCAAACGTGAGGTTGACACAATGGATACCTTTGTAGATTCCTCCTGGTATTTTTTAAGATATATTGATCCTAAAAATGAGGATTTACCTATTGCAAAGGATAAAGCAGAGAAATGGTTCCCTGTAGACCAGTATATTGGTGGAGTTGAGCATGCTATACTTCATCTTCTATATGCTCGTTTCTTTACAAAAGTGATTGCTGACCTGGGATTAATTGAGTCAGAGGAACCATTTACAAACTGGCTGGCTCAGGGTATGGTGCTTAAAGATGGTGCCAAAATGTCAAAATCTAAGGGCAATGTAGTTGACCCTCGTGAAATATTGAAGAAATATGGTGCAGATACAGCAAGATTATTTATCCTTTTTGCATCACCACCTGAGAAAGACCTTGAATGGAGTGAGGCAGGGGTAGAGGGTTCTGAAAGATTCCTAAACAGAGTTTGGCGTCTAGTATCAGAAAATTTTAGTGGACTAAAAAATACTGATAATGTATCATTGGATAGTAATAAATTAGATAAAGATGAAAAAGAGCTATACCGTCAACTTCATGTTACTATTAAGAGGGTAACAGAGGACTTAGAGGAGCGTATGAATTTCAATACAGCTATTAGTGCTATCATGGAATTGACTAATGCTGCTTATCAGTATTTGAATCTTACTCAGGATATAAATTATCCTCTTTTAAAAGAAGTGATTAATAATTTAGTTATACTCTTAGCTCCATTTGCTCCACATATGACTGCTGAACTATGGGTAGAGCTGGCTAATGAGGGAAATGTATATGAACAATCATGGCCAGTTTATGAAGAAGAGGCCTTGAAAAAAGATGAAATAACTATAGTAGTTCAGATTAATGGTAAGGTTCGTGATAAAGTAGAGGTTGATGCTAATATAGATAAGGAAGAATTGAAGGAACTTATATTATCGCTAGATAAAGTTAGAGATTATACTGATGGTAAAGAGGTAATCAAAGTTATTGTGATTCCTAAAAAGCTAGTAAATGTTGTAGTCAAGTAA
- a CDS encoding SoxR reducing system RseC family protein: MEEIGEILNKKGNQALVKIKRHSLCSKCTNKCQLAQPESHEVDEIEIEVDNPIGAKIGQFVKIEMKDQPVVIASIIIYIIPLIFMIAGYFMGIYIIELLGYQGTEIVGIISSLLFLACSFLFIRIIDKILSRKKEYHPKIKEIVETPSE; the protein is encoded by the coding sequence ATGGAAGAAATAGGAGAAATACTAAATAAGAAAGGCAATCAAGCCCTGGTAAAAATAAAACGTCATTCCTTATGTAGCAAATGTACTAACAAATGTCAATTAGCACAGCCAGAAAGTCACGAAGTAGATGAGATTGAAATTGAAGTCGATAATCCAATTGGGGCTAAAATAGGTCAGTTTGTAAAAATAGAAATGAAAGACCAACCTGTTGTTATTGCATCAATAATAATTTATATTATCCCATTAATATTTATGATAGCAGGGTATTTTATGGGAATCTACATTATAGAATTATTAGGATATCAAGGAACAGAAATAGTCGGTATTATAAGTTCTCTTCTTTTTTTAGCATGCTCATTTTTATTTATTAGGATTATCGATAAAATATTATCAAGAAAGAAAGAATACCACCCTAAAATTAAAGAAATCGTTGAAACGCCCTCAGAATAA